The Bacteroidales bacterium genomic interval GGAATTAGCTACTTCAATATAATAAAAATAAGTACCTTCTGTTACCAGTTCGCCTGATTTTAATCTTCCATCCCACTTTTCTTCCATACCGTCATATTTGGTAATAACTTTGCCCCATCGGTTAAAAATAGAAACTTTCATTTTAGTTACACCTTCTGCTTGTATATCAAAAACATCATTTATCATATCATTATTAGGAGTAATAACATTAGGGATTGTTAGCTTTATTTTTGAATTAATATAAACTACAACTTTATCAGAAGAAGCACAACCATTCTTATCTGTAACATAAACAGTATATGTTGTTGTTTCTGTAGGAGTAGCCAATACCATTGGAGAATTAGCAATGTTTAAAGACGAAGTTGGCGACCAGCTATATGTATAAGGTTCCACACCACCAGTAGCAGTTACATTTAACATTGCAACTGTAGAAGGATTTATAGTTGTGTCAGCTCCAGCATTTACAACAGGTGGTGCTTTTATAACAAGCTTTGCAAAAGCAGATGTATCATTCCCAATATTATTTGAAATAATACATCTGTAAAGATTTTCATTATAAGATTCTGGAACAGAAATTATCGAAAGAGCATTTGTATTGTAATTTGTATATGGTCTTTCCTTTACTTTACTCCAAGTTAAACCATTATCCTCACTAACTTCCCACATATAAAACAAAGGATCTGTTCCATTACTTAAAACATCAAAATCAGCTTTATCTCCAGCGCAGATAGTATCATTAACCGGATCTGATGTAATACTTGCGATCACATCTGTGCCCATATTAACAGAAGCAGGTGTTTGATATGAAGGATTACATGTTCCATTAGAAATTCTACAACGAAAATAAGTTGTTACAGTAATTATTGGTGTGGTATAAGACGGTGAAGTTGCTCCAGAAATAGCAGTCCAAGGTCCCGAAGCAGTAGGAGCATTTTCCCATTGATAACTAGCTCCGGGCACAACTCCCGAAACAGTCAAAGTGGTGCTGCCTGATGTTGGAAATGTAGTTACTAGAGGCGATATTTCTCCCCCATCAGGGCAAGCTGTTACAATAATATCATCAATTATAAATGAAGGCACAGAACCTTTAATTTCATTAGAAGTCCATCTAAATGACAATAGTAAACTATCCTTGTTATTAAAAGAGGCAGGTAAATAAACATCAGCATCTTGAACTAAATGTGCCATGTAATATTTACCAGAATTATTAACGCCACCAGAAGTAATCATAGTATAAGTGGTATCTCCATTATCTATAGTAGCAATCCATACAGAGCCATAATCATAAGCGACTCCTTCTTCATAATCACCCGTGCATTTCCATTTAAATTTTAAGTTAACATCTTTATATCCTTGGAAATTTAAAGGATGCATTATCCATACATTAGCTGTTGCCGTTACCCAATAATTAAACTGACTAAATAAATCACATCCTTCAAAAGCAGAAATCCCGGCAGATTTATTTGAAATTGAACTAGACGGGTTTGTTCCTCCATCATATATCGTCCATAGATTTCTACGGCAATATGTGTGGTTCTGACATGTACTATCATTTAAAATATCTCCGTCAGTATGT includes:
- a CDS encoding gliding motility-associated C-terminal domain-containing protein, with translation MKKILLLIFLFGGFYSFTWEISAQITIFTENFDNLPNGIISNTTPVEGWLANSTRVQHTDGDILNDSTCQNHTYCRRNLWTIYDGGTNPSSSISNKSAGISAFEGCDLFSQFNYWVTATANVWIMHPLNFQGYKDVNLKFKWKCTGDYEEGVAYDYGSVWIATIDNGDTTYTMITSGGVNNSGKYYMAHLVQDADVYLPASFNNKDSLLLSFRWTSNEIKGSVPSFIIDDIIVTACPDGGEISPLVTTFPTSGSTTLTVSGVVPGASYQWENAPTASGPWTAISGATSPSYTTPIITVTTYFRCRISNGTCNPSYQTPASVNMGTDVIASITSDPVNDTICAGDKADFDVLSNGTDPLFYMWEVSEDNGLTWSKVKERPYTNYNTNALSIISVPESYNENLYRCIISNNIGNDTSAFAKLVIKAPPVVNAGADTTINPSTVAMLNVTATGGVEPYTYSWSPTSSLNIANSPMVLATPTETTTYTVYVTDKNGCASSDKVVVYINSKIKLTIPNVITPNNDMINDVFDIQAEGVTKMKVSIFNRWGKVITKYDGMEEKWDGRLKSGELVTEGTYFYYIEVANSEGEENHYSGSLTVLFN